The sequence AAAGTAGAAATGTGGAATGAAGATGGAGGTACGGCTAGCGAACTTGCATACAAGAATATCCCGTTCTATCTTTCCTCTGCCGGATATGGAGTAATCGTTAATCATCCGGAAAAAGTATCGTATGAGATCGCATCCGAAGTCAATTCACGAGTGCAATTCTCGGTTCCCGGAAATAAATTAGAGTATTTCATTATTGCTGGGCCTACGCCCAAGGAAGCCTTGAGCCGTTATACGCACTTTGTTGGGTTGCCACCGCGAGTTCCGCAGTGGTCATACGGGTTGTGGATGTCGACGTCGTTCAAAACCGATTATTCTGAGACGTCGGTGAATCAACTTCTGGACGAATTCGAAGAAAATGATATTCCAGTTTCAGTTTTACACTTCGATTGCTATTGGATGCGTCCTTCGCATTGGTGTGACTTCATTTGGGATCCGGAAAAATTCCCGGATCCTGCACGAATGCTTGAGAGACTACATCAGCGCGGCATAAAAGTTTGTGTTTGGATAAATCCCTATATCGCGCAACAATCCTATCTATTTGCTGAAGGGAAAGAAAAAGGTTATTTACTAAAGGACCTTCATGGAAATGTGCGGCAATGGGACCATTGGCAATCTGGTATGGCGTGGGTAGATTTCACCAATCCACAAGCGTGCGATTGGTGGAAATCTAAACTTCGAGACTTATTAAAGCAGGGCGTAGATGCTTTCAAAACTGACTTTGGAGAGCGCGTCCCCACCGACGTCGTCTGGCATGATGGATCCGATCCGGAAAAGATGCATAACTACTATGCAAAACTTTATAACCAAAATGTCTATGAGGTAATTGCCGAAGAAAAAAGTGAAGAAGAAGCTCTAGTGTTTGCGCGCTCTGCTACTTTGGGATCGCAGAGCTATCCCGTGCATTGGGGAGGCGATAGCGAGCCAACATTTGTGTCTATGGCTGAAACTCTGCGGGGTGGACTTTCACTTGCTATGAGTGGTTTCGGGTATTGGAGTCACGATATGGGAGGTTTCGAGGGCCGGCCAGATAGCGATGTTTTCACCCGTTGGTATCCCTTTGGAATGTTTTCGAGCCACTCCCGCCTCCACGGCTCTGACTCATATCGCACTCCGTGGCTCTATGGAGAAACCGCTACTAAAGTCGCTCGACGGTTTACGCATCTAAAGAACCGGCTTTTACCCTACATACTCAATACGCAACAACAAGTTGTGGAAAACGGTATACCTTTTATGCGACCTATGCTTTTAGAGTACCCCGAAGATATGGGCTCACGATACGTTGATACCCAATACTTCTTTGGCGACAAGATTTTGGTAGCTCCGGTATTTTCACGAAAAGGTGAAGTTCATGTTTATTTACCTGTTGGAGGGTGGACGAACATACTCGATGGTCAACGGATTCCACAAGCTGGCTGGGTGAAGCAGATTCACTCCGAGGAGAGCTTACCTCTGTTGGTAAAAGATGGCAGCGTAATCCCTCTTGGAAAAACCTCACGGACTATTAACTACGATCCCACTGACAATCCTATTTTACTGGTCGTAGGAGCATCACAGAGCGAGGATCAGCAGTATTCGGTTTCTATAGCTGGTGAAGAAAAAGTTTCATTTGATATTGAACTTGATTCCGGATCAGTGTCCATAAAAAATCGCGGGGAGAAGGTTCCATTTCGGGTTTTAATTATGGATAAGCAGCCAATTCTACGTATTTCACAAGGAAGTGTCATCGACGAGACCTGGGTCCCTGAGTTAGGAGCCGCTGTTGCAGTATTGCCAGATAAAGACGCACAAAAGATAGAGATTTATTTTGATCGGCTGTCTTCACTTTGATAACAGAACTAACAACATCTTTAGGAGAAAAATTATGAGAGCGAAAAAGTTTCTCAACAGAAGTATAGCTATTGCTACGCTGGGTGCATTACCACTACTAGGATTAAGCTCTTGCTCAGCTGATACCGCTAGCGAAAATAGCAGTGATACGGCAGGTGAGCAGACAATTTTACTGTGGGACTATCTAGGGCAAGATACTCCCAATGACGCTATGACGGCAGCTATCGAAAAATTCGAACAAACTCATGCCGGGGTTAAAGTCGAACGTAAGTCTTTCGCCTATGGAGATCTGTCGAAGTCTATTGTGCAGGCTGGTATTAGTGGGGAAGTCCCTGATATTGCAATTTTTGACAATGTTGATACCCAAAACTTCGCGTCCTTAGGTTTGCTGGAAGATATTACTGAAGAAACAAAGGATATGAAAGCGGACTTTTTTGAAGGGCCGTGGTCTTCTGGGCAGCAAGAGGGAAAGACGTATTCCCTGCCACTGAACTCCAATAATCTAGCGCTCTTCTACAATAAAGATCTGCTCGATAAAGCTGGAGTATCAGTTCCAACTACTTGGGAAGAACTCGCGGATAGTGCCCGCGCAACTGCAACCGATGGCAACTTCGGCCTCGCTATTTCCGCAGTGAAAAATGAACAGGGCACATTCCAAGTCCTACCGTTTGTGTGGCAAACTGGCGGTGACTTGGATAATTATGCCCAATCTGGAGCCGAAGCGTTAGGCTATCTCGCTGATCTAATTGATACCGGGGCAATGTCAGCAGCAGTAGCTAATTACTCACAAGAAGATGCACGTACCCAGTTCATTACAGGCAAGACTGCCATGATGTTTAACGGCCCGTGGGAGATTCCCAACGTGAGTAAAGATGCTGATTTTAACTGGGGAATCGCTCCACTACCGGCAGGAAAAGTTGCTGCTACTGGTTTAGGTGGCGAAAATATTGGTGTATTTGCAGGAGCTAAAAATAAGTCTGGCGCAACAGAACTATTGAAGTTCCTCTCCGGTTCGGAAGGCTCAAAGATATATTGCGATATATCCGGGCAGCTCTCTTCTCGGAAAGATTTGGCTGGCAAACTTCAATTGTCTTCTGATGAGAAAATGCAAGTGTTCGAAAAGCAATTAGAAGTGGCGAAAGCTCGAGCTTATGGCGGTAAATATAACGAAATTTCTACTGCTGTTCAGCTCTCTATTCAAGAAGCTCTCACAGGTGCTAAGACACCGGAACAAGCCGCTAAAACAGCTGCCGATACTCTAGCCCCACTCTTGCCAAAGAAGTGATAACCCATGGCAGATACCACGAGTATAGCTGCTAGAAAACTAAGCTCCCAGCGCCGAGTGTATTCGCGAGAGCGGGCGACTCGGCGCTTGGGGCTAGCAATGGCGGCACCGGCGATAACATACATTCTCGTTTTCTTGGCTTTTCCGCTACTTTATAATGTGTTTTTGAGTCTGGTGGATGCCAATGGAGCGAAGCTAGTATCGGGTGATCTGAGTTTTAATTCCTTTGCAAACTACTCATACACGTTGTCTGATCCAGGTTTTTGGAACAGTCTAATTTTGTCACTGATTTTCACGAGTGTTTGCCTTGTCCTGCAATACATTGCAGGATTTGCGCTCGCGTTATATTTTCAACGACCTTTTCCTGGAAACGGAATTATCCGCGCGATTTTGTTAGTGGGATGGATTCTTCCCCCAGTTGTTACTGGAACAATTTTTAAGTGGTTATTCGATTCTGATTATGGTCTACTCAACTATATTTTGGAGTCCCTACATCTCATTTCAGAACCAGTGCAGTGGCTAACTACCGGGCCGACAGCCATGGCTGCAGTTATTATTGCTAACCTCTGGGTCGGGATTCCCTTCAACATGCTTTTGCTTCTCTCGGGACTACATACAATTGACCAAACCCTCTATGAAGCAGCTCAAGTTGATGGTGCTAATTCCTGGCAACAATTTTGGAAAATAACTTTTCCAATAATGAAACCAGTGACTATATCTGTCCTGCTCCTTGGAGTTATCAACACCTATAAAGTTTTCGATTTGATCTACACCATGACTAAAGGTGGGCCGGTGGACTCCACTACGACCTTGCCGGTCTACACGTATTTGAAAACATTCCAAGTATTCCAATTTGGTTATGGTGCGGCGGCTTCGGTTTTGACTTTGCTCTTGCCATTGGGATTGTCATGGTTCTACGTGCGAAGTCTTCGGAAGGAACAATAAAGATGCCTGGTATGACGAAAAGTAAGAATACAAATAGCCTCACTCAACGCCGTCAGCGGCGGCTCTATGTGAAATCGGTGGTTGCTTGGATAATTGCTATTGTCTATCTATTTCCCGTCTACTGGATGATCAATACTTCCTTAAAGACGTCGAAAGACATGTTTAGTGATCCTCCGCAGCTTATCCCGAGTAATCTGTATACAGGATCCTATACGGCAATGTTTACTGATAGCTTTGGTATTTTCCAAGCGTTGCTCAATTCGTTATTCATCGCATTGTCGGTGCTAGTGCTGACGTTGTTTATTGCGATTCCTGCTTCGTACGCGGTTGCACGTATGCGCGATAAAGTCACTACCACGATGATGGTTATGCTCACCGTGGTTCAATTACTCCCAGCGATCGCAATATCGGTACCCATGTTCGTGATGTTCCGCCAAGTGTCCTTAACAAATACTTTCATTTCCATCATTTTGGCAGATATCGCAGTCACTTTACCTTTTGCAGTTATTTTATTGCGTCCGTACTTCGCGCAATTTCCTTATGATGTCGAAGAAGCTGCGAAACTTGACGGATTATCAACCCTGCAAACTATTGTGCGGATTGTGATTCCAACAATACGCCCGGGTGTCATTATGATTGGTTCGTTTGCTTTCCTCATGGCATGGGGAGAATTCACGTTTGCCCTGACGTTACTGACAGACCAAAACATCCAACCTCTTACGGTGGCATTGAATAGGTTGATTGGACAGTATGGAACGAATTGGAATGACCTTATGGCGGTGGCGACTTTGATTGCATTGCCAGTTTTACTGGTATTCATAGCCCTGCAGCGCTACATAGTGGGAGGTCTGGCTGGAGGAGCCACCAAAGGCTGAGCGTTAAGAATTAATATCTGGCTGACTTCTGTTCTGTTTCTGGAGCTATTTGTTCGTAGCGTTTAGGGCCGGCTTGTCACGCTTTACTTCCCAACTGAGAGTAGCGACATCTACTGCGTGTTAATGGTTGTAGTTTTGCCTGGCAGTAAAGACGGCGGTTTCCATGAAATATTGGTGGAAAATGCTTATGTTGGTCAATTGTTTATAGAGTTTCTTCAGTTGCATTGACATCGGTAGAGCTATCCTCGTGGGATTGCAGCAATTGATTGATTCGCATTTCTTTCTCGACTATAAACCTTTTATTGTAAAAGACGTCTGCGAACTCTAAAACAGTATTCATTTGAGCGGTGTCGTACAAAGAACCAAACACGCTGCCAATGACAGGGATAGATTTTCCGATTGTTTTTTGCGTAAGGCTCCTGCCGATTTGTTCGAATACGCCTTTGAATAAGCTATTTTCTAAACCCTTTTTACCAGCATTTTCTAAGGCTTTTTTAGCTGCCGTATTGGCCAATGCGCGCATTTGCGTGGCTAGTAGACTAGCTCCACCTCGTGCTGCCATTTCTGTCCAGGTCTTTTTCGCTGTTTGTTTCACGGCTGATAATTCTGCGAAAACCATGAACTTGCTAATTGTGCTCGTCAGCCCATCTGTCCCTTGTTGGTTAGGGTTGAGTGCATTCATAAATACTTCACTGGCGATGACGAGTTCTGTTGCGTCATTTTTAACGTCATAGCCATAATGCATGGCAATCGATTGGACGCCGCGATAATAAATGAAGGTGCTTAGTACAAGGTTGAATGGTAATCCAGCGAAGCCGAAATAGCCTGTTACACCACCTTCGATGAGAGCTAATGCTAAACCGCTAGTTTTATATGAAGAAACTACTTCTGCTATATCGTAAGAGCGTGCTAGGCAGATT is a genomic window of Arcanobacterium phocae containing:
- the yicI gene encoding alpha-xylosidase: MKFTDGYWRKLPGLEVHHPREIQSIVAIPDGFRAYAPTRHLNFTGAELDLVMLTVSVRGVSEGIIKVTLEYHQGDKEQNPNFNYIPNKAKTDVTIGECNAELKIGSLSARIQGKDTYKLSFLHDGEEITSAIVKSTGIVFAPDEKRYIHEQLTLQPGETIYGLGERFGAFVKNGQKVEMWNEDGGTASELAYKNIPFYLSSAGYGVIVNHPEKVSYEIASEVNSRVQFSVPGNKLEYFIIAGPTPKEALSRYTHFVGLPPRVPQWSYGLWMSTSFKTDYSETSVNQLLDEFEENDIPVSVLHFDCYWMRPSHWCDFIWDPEKFPDPARMLERLHQRGIKVCVWINPYIAQQSYLFAEGKEKGYLLKDLHGNVRQWDHWQSGMAWVDFTNPQACDWWKSKLRDLLKQGVDAFKTDFGERVPTDVVWHDGSDPEKMHNYYAKLYNQNVYEVIAEEKSEEEALVFARSATLGSQSYPVHWGGDSEPTFVSMAETLRGGLSLAMSGFGYWSHDMGGFEGRPDSDVFTRWYPFGMFSSHSRLHGSDSYRTPWLYGETATKVARRFTHLKNRLLPYILNTQQQVVENGIPFMRPMLLEYPEDMGSRYVDTQYFFGDKILVAPVFSRKGEVHVYLPVGGWTNILDGQRIPQAGWVKQIHSEESLPLLVKDGSVIPLGKTSRTINYDPTDNPILLVVGASQSEDQQYSVSIAGEEKVSFDIELDSGSVSIKNRGEKVPFRVLIMDKQPILRISQGSVIDETWVPELGAAVAVLPDKDAQKIEIYFDRLSSL
- a CDS encoding sugar ABC transporter substrate-binding protein — protein: MRAKKFLNRSIAIATLGALPLLGLSSCSADTASENSSDTAGEQTILLWDYLGQDTPNDAMTAAIEKFEQTHAGVKVERKSFAYGDLSKSIVQAGISGEVPDIAIFDNVDTQNFASLGLLEDITEETKDMKADFFEGPWSSGQQEGKTYSLPLNSNNLALFYNKDLLDKAGVSVPTTWEELADSARATATDGNFGLAISAVKNEQGTFQVLPFVWQTGGDLDNYAQSGAEALGYLADLIDTGAMSAAVANYSQEDARTQFITGKTAMMFNGPWEIPNVSKDADFNWGIAPLPAGKVAATGLGGENIGVFAGAKNKSGATELLKFLSGSEGSKIYCDISGQLSSRKDLAGKLQLSSDEKMQVFEKQLEVAKARAYGGKYNEISTAVQLSIQEALTGAKTPEQAAKTAADTLAPLLPKK
- a CDS encoding carbohydrate ABC transporter permease, coding for MADTTSIAARKLSSQRRVYSRERATRRLGLAMAAPAITYILVFLAFPLLYNVFLSLVDANGAKLVSGDLSFNSFANYSYTLSDPGFWNSLILSLIFTSVCLVLQYIAGFALALYFQRPFPGNGIIRAILLVGWILPPVVTGTIFKWLFDSDYGLLNYILESLHLISEPVQWLTTGPTAMAAVIIANLWVGIPFNMLLLLSGLHTIDQTLYEAAQVDGANSWQQFWKITFPIMKPVTISVLLLGVINTYKVFDLIYTMTKGGPVDSTTTLPVYTYLKTFQVFQFGYGAAASVLTLLLPLGLSWFYVRSLRKEQ
- a CDS encoding carbohydrate ABC transporter permease; its protein translation is MTKSKNTNSLTQRRQRRLYVKSVVAWIIAIVYLFPVYWMINTSLKTSKDMFSDPPQLIPSNLYTGSYTAMFTDSFGIFQALLNSLFIALSVLVLTLFIAIPASYAVARMRDKVTTTMMVMLTVVQLLPAIAISVPMFVMFRQVSLTNTFISIILADIAVTLPFAVILLRPYFAQFPYDVEEAAKLDGLSTLQTIVRIVIPTIRPGVIMIGSFAFLMAWGEFTFALTLLTDQNIQPLTVALNRLIGQYGTNWNDLMAVATLIALPVLLVFIALQRYIVGGLAGGATKG
- a CDS encoding EcsC family protein, encoding MNKEKALGNMAYKVPTLIIDAKETRSLELLSERYEKLVAPSTLNQLGDLIYEYTPQQLLDFGSSVKATISEQDLFASALEVITNGFDVVTKTVAKYSISETSIINNVNEKIADNEITDLKAICLARSYDIAEVVSSYKTSGLALALIEGGVTGYFGFAGLPFNLVLSTFIYYRGVQSIAMHYGYDVKNDATELVIASEVFMNALNPNQQGTDGLTSTISKFMVFAELSAVKQTAKKTWTEMAARGGASLLATQMRALANTAAKKALENAGKKGLENSLFKGVFEQIGRSLTQKTIGKSIPVIGSVFGSLYDTAQMNTVLEFADVFYNKRFIVEKEMRINQLLQSHEDSSTDVNATEETL